A region of Calditrichota bacterium DNA encodes the following proteins:
- a CDS encoding aminopeptidase P family protein: protein MFAKSTYVQRRTLLKKQVNSGIAIFLGNNESPMNYPANTFPFRQDSNFLYFFGLDLPNFAAVIDFDNGEEIIFGDDFEVDDIIWMGPQKKVAELAKSVGVEKTLPWAELDSIVKNAFQQGRRVHFVPQYRHDNLLKLAELTGINPSLINRYSSVELIKAIAELRLIKSDEEVAEIEKALEISYEMNLLGMKMSKPGIYEKEVAGAIEGVVLAHGSMVSFPIIFTVRGEVLHGHSHENLMQEGQLLVLDSGAESPNHYASDITRTFPVNGKFSPLQKDIYEVVLTAQMESIEMMKPELPFKEVHLKAAKVIAEGMKNIGFMKGNVDDAVEAGAHALFFPHGLGHPLGLDVHDLEGVGENYVGYDETVERSDQFGLAYLRFARKLKPGMVMTVEPGIYFMPELMAQWKEQNKHVDFINYEKVEETLGFGGIRIEDDVLVTKSGYKVLGKPIPKTVEDVEKACKG, encoded by the coding sequence ATGTTTGCTAAATCGACTTACGTTCAGAGAAGAACTCTTTTGAAAAAGCAAGTGAATTCGGGAATAGCTATCTTTCTAGGAAATAACGAGTCGCCGATGAATTATCCGGCAAATACTTTTCCTTTTCGACAGGACAGTAATTTTCTCTATTTTTTCGGGCTGGATTTACCCAACTTCGCCGCGGTCATTGATTTCGATAACGGTGAAGAAATCATTTTCGGCGATGATTTTGAAGTTGATGATATCATCTGGATGGGACCCCAGAAAAAAGTCGCTGAATTGGCGAAAAGCGTTGGCGTGGAAAAAACACTGCCGTGGGCGGAATTGGACAGCATCGTAAAAAATGCGTTTCAGCAGGGAAGGCGCGTCCATTTTGTGCCCCAGTACCGGCATGACAATTTGCTCAAATTAGCGGAATTAACCGGAATAAATCCGTCACTCATTAATCGTTACTCTTCCGTAGAATTGATCAAAGCCATTGCCGAATTGCGTTTGATTAAGTCGGACGAGGAAGTGGCAGAAATCGAGAAGGCTCTGGAAATTTCTTATGAGATGAATTTGCTGGGAATGAAGATGTCCAAACCGGGAATTTACGAAAAAGAGGTCGCCGGAGCAATTGAAGGAGTCGTATTGGCGCACGGAAGTATGGTTTCGTTTCCGATCATTTTCACGGTGCGCGGCGAAGTATTGCATGGCCATTCGCATGAAAATTTGATGCAGGAAGGCCAGTTGCTGGTTCTGGATTCCGGAGCTGAATCGCCAAACCATTATGCCAGTGACATTACGCGCACTTTTCCAGTGAACGGGAAGTTTTCCCCGCTGCAGAAAGATATTTATGAAGTTGTCCTTACCGCGCAAATGGAATCGATCGAAATGATGAAGCCCGAACTGCCGTTCAAAGAAGTGCATCTCAAAGCGGCGAAAGTCATTGCAGAAGGTATGAAAAATATCGGATTTATGAAAGGAAATGTTGATGATGCGGTCGAGGCTGGTGCCCATGCGTTATTTTTCCCGCACGGATTAGGTCACCCGCTCGGTCTGGATGTTCATGATCTGGAGGGTGTCGGAGAAAATTACGTTGGCTACGATGAAACCGTAGAACGCAGCGATCAATTCGGTCTGGCATATTTGCGTTTTGCCCGAAAATTGAAGCCGGGTATGGTGATGACGGTCGAGCCGGGCATCTATTTTATGCCGGAATTGATGGCGCAGTGGAAAGAGCAGAATAAACATGTTGATTTTATCAATTACGAGAAAGTAGAGGAAACGCTGGGCTTCGGCGGCATTCGGATTGAAGATGATGTTTTAGTCACGAAGTCGGGCTATAAAGTTTTAGGCAAACCAATTCCGAAAACTGTGGAGGATGTTGAGAAGGCGTGTAAAGGGTAG